A single region of the Populus nigra chromosome 2, ddPopNigr1.1, whole genome shotgun sequence genome encodes:
- the LOC133682409 gene encoding CDPK-related kinase 3-like isoform X1: MGQCYGKTSPANENDATTVTIVASSTDHNQPTSLPSSTSRNGVLSVKNTPARSSSTHPSPWPSTYPHGVAASPLPGGVSPSPARASTPRRFFRRPFPPPSPAKHIAASLVKRLGGGGKPKEGPIPEHGGVEAEQQQQQQQSLDKSFGYSKNFGAKYELGKEIGRGHFGHTCSATVKKGELKDQTVAVKIISKAKMTTAISIEDVRREVKILKGLSGHRHLVKFYDACEDANNVYIVMELCEGGELLDRILARGGRYTEEDAKAIIVQILCVVAFCHLQGVVHRDLKPENFLFTSGGEDADMKLIDFGLSDFIRPDERLNDIVGSAYYVAPEVLHRSYSLEADIWSIGVITYILICGSRPFWARTESGIFRAVLRSDPNFEDLPWPSVTPEAKDFVKRLLNKDYRKRMTAVQALTHPWLRDDSRPINLDILIYKLVKAYLHATPFKRAALKALSKALTEDELVYLRAQFSLLEPNGDGSVSLDNFRMALVRNATDAMRESRAPEILNAMESLAYRKMYFEEFCAAAISTYQLEALEGWEQIAAAAFEHFEQEGNRVISVEELARELNVGPSAYTFIKDWIRNSDGKLSLIGYTKFLHGVTLRSSNTRPR; the protein is encoded by the exons ATGGGGCAGTGTTACGGTAAAACCAGTCCAGCTAACGAAAATGACGCAACAACCGTCACAATCGTTGCTTCCTCCACCGATCACAACCAACCGACGTCGTTACCTTCCTCCACCTCGCGTAACGGCGTGCTCTCGGTGAAAAACACTCCGGCGAGGTCCTCCTCTACGCATCCGAGCCCCTGGCCGAGTACGTATCCGCATGGTGTGGCCGCAAGTCCGCTTCCCGGTGGAGTGTCGCCGTCCCCGGCGAGGGCGTCGACGCCGAGGAGATTTTTTAGGAGGCCGTTTCCTCCGCCGTCTCCGGCGAAGCATATAGCGGCGTCGTTGGTTAAGAGGCTTGGTGGTGGAGGGAAACCGAAGGAGGGACCGATTCCGGAGCACGGTGGAGTGGAGGCggagcagcagcaacagcaacagcagtcGCTTGATAAGAGTTTTGGATATAGCAAGAATTTCGGAGCTAAGTACGAGCTAGGGAAGGAAATAGGGAGAGGGCATTTTGGTCATACTTGCTCTGCTACGGTTAAGAAAGGTGAACTTAAAGATCAGACTGTTGCTGTCAAGATTATATCCAAAGCTAAG ATGACAACCGCTATATCAATCGAAGATGTTCGTAGGGAGGTAAAAATACTGAAAGGTCTATCGGGACATAGGCATCTGGTCAAATTTTATGATGCATGCGAGGATGCCAATAATGTGTACATAGTGATGGA ATTGTGTGAGGGAGGGGAGCTTCTAGACAGAATTTTGGCAAG AGGAGGAAGATACACAGAGGAAGATGCAAAAGCTATAATTGTGCAAATCTTGTGTGTGGTTGCATTTTGTCACCTTCAAGGCGTCGTACACCGTGATTTAAAACCAGAG AACTTCCTTTTCACTTCAGGCGGCGAAGATGCTGATATGAAGCTTATTGATTTTGGCCTCTCTGACTTTATTAGGCCAG ATGAAAGGTTAAATGATATCGTTGGAAGTGCATACTATGTTGCACCTGAAGTCTTGCATAGATCTTACAGTCTTGAAGCAGATATATGGAGCATTGGTGTTATTACTTATATCTTGATATGTGGAAGCCGGCCTTTCTGGGCACGGACTGAATCAGGAATTTTCCGTGCTGTGCTGAGATCTGATCCCAACTTTGAAGATCTACCCTGGCCTTCTGTCACCCCAGAGGCCAAGGACTTTGTGAAGAGACTTCTGAACAAGGATTACAGGAAAAGAATGACTGCTGTCCAAGCTCTAA CTCACCCATGGTTGAGGGATGATAGCCGACCTATAAATTTAGACATATTAATCTACAAGCTAGTCAAGGCATACCTACATGCTACACCTTTTAAACGTGCAGCGCTAAAG GCTCTCTCAAAAGCGTTGACAGAGGACGAGCTTGTCTATCTCAGAGCTCAATTCAGTTTGTTGGAACCAAATGGCGACGGAAGTGTTTCACTTGATAATTTCAGAATG GCTTTAGTACGCAATGCAACTGATGCCATGAGAGAGTCGAGGGCTCCTGAAATTCTCAATGCG ATGGAATCCCTTGCTTATAGGAAGATGTACTTTGAAGAATTTTGTGCAGCTGCGATCAGCACATATCAACTAGAGGCTCTCGAGGGGTGGGAGCAGATTGCCGCCGCTGCTTTTGAGCATTTTGAACAGGAGGGTAACCGTGTCATCTCAGTTGAAGAATTGGCAAGG GAATTGAACGTGGGCCCTTCAGCCTACACATTCATCAAAGATTGGATCAGAAACTCGGATGGCAAGCTTAGTTTAATTGGATATACAAAATTTTTACATGGTGTGACGCTTCGTAGCTCAAATACAAGACCCCGTTAG
- the LOC133682409 gene encoding CDPK-related kinase 3-like isoform X2, with protein MTTAISIEDVRREVKILKGLSGHRHLVKFYDACEDANNVYIVMELCEGGELLDRILARGGRYTEEDAKAIIVQILCVVAFCHLQGVVHRDLKPENFLFTSGGEDADMKLIDFGLSDFIRPDERLNDIVGSAYYVAPEVLHRSYSLEADIWSIGVITYILICGSRPFWARTESGIFRAVLRSDPNFEDLPWPSVTPEAKDFVKRLLNKDYRKRMTAVQALTHPWLRDDSRPINLDILIYKLVKAYLHATPFKRAALKALSKALTEDELVYLRAQFSLLEPNGDGSVSLDNFRMALVRNATDAMRESRAPEILNAMESLAYRKMYFEEFCAAAISTYQLEALEGWEQIAAAAFEHFEQEGNRVISVEELARELNVGPSAYTFIKDWIRNSDGKLSLIGYTKFLHGVTLRSSNTRPR; from the exons ATGACAACCGCTATATCAATCGAAGATGTTCGTAGGGAGGTAAAAATACTGAAAGGTCTATCGGGACATAGGCATCTGGTCAAATTTTATGATGCATGCGAGGATGCCAATAATGTGTACATAGTGATGGA ATTGTGTGAGGGAGGGGAGCTTCTAGACAGAATTTTGGCAAG AGGAGGAAGATACACAGAGGAAGATGCAAAAGCTATAATTGTGCAAATCTTGTGTGTGGTTGCATTTTGTCACCTTCAAGGCGTCGTACACCGTGATTTAAAACCAGAG AACTTCCTTTTCACTTCAGGCGGCGAAGATGCTGATATGAAGCTTATTGATTTTGGCCTCTCTGACTTTATTAGGCCAG ATGAAAGGTTAAATGATATCGTTGGAAGTGCATACTATGTTGCACCTGAAGTCTTGCATAGATCTTACAGTCTTGAAGCAGATATATGGAGCATTGGTGTTATTACTTATATCTTGATATGTGGAAGCCGGCCTTTCTGGGCACGGACTGAATCAGGAATTTTCCGTGCTGTGCTGAGATCTGATCCCAACTTTGAAGATCTACCCTGGCCTTCTGTCACCCCAGAGGCCAAGGACTTTGTGAAGAGACTTCTGAACAAGGATTACAGGAAAAGAATGACTGCTGTCCAAGCTCTAA CTCACCCATGGTTGAGGGATGATAGCCGACCTATAAATTTAGACATATTAATCTACAAGCTAGTCAAGGCATACCTACATGCTACACCTTTTAAACGTGCAGCGCTAAAG GCTCTCTCAAAAGCGTTGACAGAGGACGAGCTTGTCTATCTCAGAGCTCAATTCAGTTTGTTGGAACCAAATGGCGACGGAAGTGTTTCACTTGATAATTTCAGAATG GCTTTAGTACGCAATGCAACTGATGCCATGAGAGAGTCGAGGGCTCCTGAAATTCTCAATGCG ATGGAATCCCTTGCTTATAGGAAGATGTACTTTGAAGAATTTTGTGCAGCTGCGATCAGCACATATCAACTAGAGGCTCTCGAGGGGTGGGAGCAGATTGCCGCCGCTGCTTTTGAGCATTTTGAACAGGAGGGTAACCGTGTCATCTCAGTTGAAGAATTGGCAAGG GAATTGAACGTGGGCCCTTCAGCCTACACATTCATCAAAGATTGGATCAGAAACTCGGATGGCAAGCTTAGTTTAATTGGATATACAAAATTTTTACATGGTGTGACGCTTCGTAGCTCAAATACAAGACCCCGTTAG